Proteins from a single region of Chloroherpeton thalassium ATCC 35110:
- a CDS encoding glutamate synthase subunit beta → MGKPTGFMEFKREIPVDREPLERIKDWNEFHEHMSTEDRQSQGARCMDCGTPFCHTGMLLSGMASGCPINNLIPEWNDLVYKGLWQDALERLLKTNNFPEFTGRVCPAPCEGSCVLGLIEPPVTIKNNECSIIDRAFEENRMVPAPPKNRTGKKVAVVGSGPAGLSCAAQLNKAGHSVTVFERADRVGGLLMYGIPNMKLDKKEVVLRRIKLMEAEGVEFKTSVDVGKDFPAENLLKDFDAAVLCCGSTKPRDLAIDGRSLNGVHFAMEYLTASTKALLDGTEPEISAEGKNVIVIGGGDTGTDCVGTALRQKCKSVVQLEIMPKPPLERANDNPWPEWPKVYKMDYGQEEAAAVQGEDPRQYCTMTSKFLGDDNGNVKEAHTVQGEWITFEDGRKTLKVIPGTEKIYEVDLVLLAMGFIGPEDVLLESLGVERDGRTNAKAEYGKFATSVPGVFAAGDMRRGQSLVVWAINEGRAAARECDRYLMGETVLP, encoded by the coding sequence ATGGGGAAACCAACCGGATTTATGGAGTTCAAACGGGAGATACCCGTTGATAGAGAACCTTTGGAGCGCATAAAAGATTGGAATGAATTTCACGAGCACATGTCCACTGAAGACCGCCAGTCTCAAGGCGCTCGCTGCATGGATTGTGGCACACCGTTTTGCCACACCGGCATGTTGCTTTCGGGTATGGCAAGCGGCTGTCCGATAAATAATTTGATTCCCGAGTGGAACGACTTGGTTTATAAAGGGCTTTGGCAAGACGCGCTCGAGCGTCTTTTGAAGACGAACAACTTCCCTGAATTTACGGGACGCGTTTGTCCTGCGCCATGTGAAGGTTCTTGTGTGTTGGGGCTGATCGAGCCGCCAGTGACAATTAAAAACAACGAATGTTCCATCATCGATCGCGCGTTTGAAGAAAACCGCATGGTGCCCGCGCCGCCAAAAAATCGCACGGGCAAAAAAGTGGCCGTTGTGGGTTCAGGGCCTGCCGGGCTTTCTTGCGCTGCGCAGCTTAACAAGGCTGGCCACAGCGTCACCGTCTTTGAGCGTGCCGATAGAGTCGGCGGGCTTTTGATGTACGGCATTCCGAATATGAAGCTGGATAAAAAGGAAGTCGTTTTGCGCCGAATTAAGCTCATGGAAGCCGAAGGCGTGGAGTTTAAAACAAGTGTTGACGTCGGAAAAGATTTTCCGGCAGAAAACTTGCTAAAGGATTTTGACGCGGCGGTTTTGTGCTGCGGTTCAACCAAGCCGCGCGATTTGGCCATCGACGGGCGTTCGCTCAACGGCGTTCACTTTGCGATGGAATATCTCACAGCAAGCACCAAAGCGTTGCTCGATGGCACTGAGCCGGAAATTTCAGCCGAAGGGAAAAATGTCATTGTCATCGGTGGCGGCGACACCGGAACGGACTGCGTCGGAACGGCTTTGCGCCAAAAATGCAAAAGCGTGGTTCAGCTTGAAATCATGCCGAAACCGCCGCTCGAACGAGCCAACGATAATCCTTGGCCGGAATGGCCGAAGGTCTATAAAATGGACTACGGTCAAGAGGAAGCCGCAGCGGTTCAGGGCGAAGACCCGCGCCAATATTGCACCATGACAAGTAAATTTTTGGGCGATGACAATGGCAATGTCAAAGAAGCGCATACGGTGCAAGGTGAATGGATCACTTTTGAAGACGGACGCAAAACATTGAAGGTGATTCCAGGAACGGAAAAGATTTACGAGGTCGATTTGGTGCTGCTTGCGATGGGCTTCATCGGGCCGGAAGATGTGTTGCTCGAATCGCTTGGTGTTGAACGCGATGGGCGAACCAATGCCAAAGCCGAGTATGGTAAGTTTGCTACAAGCGTGCCGGGCGTTTTTGCCGCCGGTGACATGCGTCGCGGACAAAGCCTCGTCGTTTGGGCGATTAACGAAGGTCGTGCTGCTGCCCGCGAATGCGACCGATACCTGATGGGCGAGACGGTTTTACCGTAA
- a CDS encoding transglycosylase domain-containing protein: protein MKKRKALLLVIAVMVAVMGVAAASVYIFRQEIKLLVFQALSEQVRLRYGYKLEVKNVEIRFPDEVELTGVKLFDTSRVTHQENQSPLLVFKKINVKVLNLLNPKEASRLSRVVLDSGYVDVSQFVESFARRDSAAHRSTEQNRFAKVEHEKASASGWNHKVRSFYAKLFDYLPDEIWLNNVRCRYQNQLNEVQANLVFEYAFLVRGHYEVLLNLEDASCADESNSVEIIAAGNLQKNSKELSVAAYVEKPFARLPFIEKFTGRKISFDSVRIALYPKILGAEQSTLAGSIDVANFSIDDKRMASQPIEVKSFSANCTVFLGEHSLRIDSSTVCKLNHLPLKFAAWLDKSDSLKAGFQLQTDTLPANLFFAALPGAMLSEMDGYDFRGKIAYSLFMDIDFQHLENIVLSPKVYQSNFQVASLGGQNSLSKLQSDFLYTAKSGGKEVQTIDVSTSSPFYKRLESLPPHLIWAVLTNEDGAFFRHHGFNTDAFSQSIADNIREQRFARGGSTITMQLVKNLYLTKEKTLARKFQEVLITWILENSGIVSKERMLEIYFNIIEWGPNVYGIGQASLYYFNKLPYQLTPAESVFLTSIIPMPKSFARAFDKNGQVTNGWKSKMKFIASEMFRRGYLETDDLNYDINLSGQALEDLKKVKQGYATMMIF from the coding sequence ATGAAAAAAAGAAAAGCTCTTCTTCTTGTAATTGCGGTGATGGTTGCCGTGATGGGCGTTGCCGCTGCTTCAGTGTACATTTTTCGACAAGAGATTAAATTGTTGGTTTTTCAGGCGCTCAGCGAACAAGTTCGGCTGCGCTATGGATACAAACTCGAGGTCAAAAATGTCGAGATACGCTTCCCCGATGAGGTTGAACTGACAGGTGTTAAACTATTTGATACAAGTCGGGTGACTCATCAAGAAAATCAATCCCCGTTGCTGGTTTTTAAAAAAATTAATGTCAAAGTACTAAATCTTTTAAATCCAAAAGAAGCAAGCCGATTGAGTCGCGTTGTTTTGGATTCAGGATATGTTGATGTTTCTCAATTTGTTGAAAGTTTTGCCAGGCGCGATTCGGCTGCCCATCGTTCAACAGAACAGAATCGGTTTGCAAAGGTCGAGCATGAAAAGGCGAGCGCGTCAGGTTGGAATCATAAAGTTCGCTCTTTTTATGCCAAGCTCTTTGACTATTTGCCCGATGAAATATGGTTGAACAATGTGCGTTGCCGCTATCAAAACCAGTTAAATGAGGTTCAAGCCAACTTGGTTTTTGAATACGCGTTTTTGGTGAGAGGACATTATGAAGTGCTGCTAAATTTGGAAGACGCATCTTGTGCTGATGAATCCAATTCGGTAGAGATCATTGCGGCGGGAAATCTTCAAAAGAATTCAAAGGAACTTTCAGTAGCCGCGTATGTTGAAAAGCCTTTTGCCAGACTGCCATTTATAGAAAAGTTTACCGGTCGGAAAATTTCCTTTGATTCCGTGCGAATCGCGCTTTATCCCAAAATTCTTGGCGCAGAGCAATCGACGCTTGCAGGATCGATTGATGTAGCCAATTTTTCTATCGATGATAAACGAATGGCATCTCAGCCCATCGAGGTGAAATCGTTCAGCGCGAACTGCACCGTTTTCCTTGGTGAGCATAGCCTGCGCATTGACTCCAGCACGGTTTGCAAACTAAATCACTTGCCACTGAAGTTTGCCGCGTGGCTCGATAAGTCAGATTCTTTGAAAGCGGGTTTTCAATTGCAAACCGACACCCTGCCAGCCAATTTGTTTTTTGCTGCTTTACCCGGCGCCATGCTCTCAGAAATGGACGGATATGATTTTCGTGGGAAGATTGCCTATTCGCTTTTCATGGATATTGATTTCCAACATCTTGAAAATATTGTGTTGAGCCCGAAGGTCTATCAATCCAATTTTCAAGTTGCTTCATTGGGTGGGCAAAATAGTTTGAGCAAGCTCCAAAGTGATTTTCTTTATACCGCAAAAAGTGGCGGAAAAGAGGTGCAAACCATCGATGTAAGTACAAGCAGTCCATTTTATAAGCGACTGGAATCCTTGCCTCCGCATTTAATTTGGGCTGTATTGACCAACGAAGATGGTGCTTTTTTCCGGCATCATGGTTTTAATACAGACGCTTTTTCCCAGTCCATCGCCGATAATATCCGAGAGCAACGCTTTGCGCGAGGCGGCAGCACAATCACGATGCAGCTTGTCAAAAATTTGTACTTAACAAAGGAAAAAACGCTCGCCCGTAAGTTTCAGGAAGTGTTGATAACATGGATTTTGGAGAACAGCGGGATTGTCTCCAAAGAACGAATGTTGGAAATTTATTTCAACATCATTGAGTGGGGGCCTAACGTGTATGGCATTGGCCAAGCATCGTTGTATTACTTCAATAAACTGCCGTATCAGCTCACGCCGGCGGAGTCGGTGTTTTTAACCAGCATTATTCCAATGCCGAAGTCATTTGCAAGGGCGTTTGATAAAAATGGCCAAGTGACAAATGGTTGGAAAAGCAAGATGAAGTTTATCGCAAGTGAGATGTTTCGGCGTGGCTATTTGGAAACCGATGATTTGAACTACGATATCAATCTGTCTGGTCAAGCGCTCGAAGATTTAAAAAAGGTCAAACAAGGCTACGCAACCATGATGATTTTTTGA
- a CDS encoding ABC transporter permease gives MADSFLEQLGQNVRSSLRAYITFLSFAAAVIASFPKFFKQTQVGYLVLLRQVLFTGYEALSIVVLISVSIGGLIILEGYSILANFGQSDLLYVILVSVITRELSNLLTAFIIVARSGTAIATELGNMVVNHEIDALLSIGISPISYLVVPRTIGVVVSLLVLNVYFNITGILGGWMVSNWFYPIDFNVFFSKLLAKLTLVDISASILKSMLFGFAIAIISSFHGLQVNFASTEVPQRTIRAVVYSLTMVVIIDVAVVVLIYL, from the coding sequence GTGGCAGATTCATTTCTTGAGCAGCTCGGGCAAAATGTCCGGTCGTCGCTGCGAGCGTATATTACTTTTCTTTCCTTTGCAGCAGCGGTGATTGCAAGCTTTCCAAAGTTTTTTAAGCAAACGCAAGTCGGGTATTTGGTGCTGCTTCGGCAGGTGCTTTTTACCGGCTATGAAGCGCTTTCGATTGTTGTGCTGATTTCGGTTTCCATCGGGGGGTTGATTATTTTAGAAGGCTATTCAATTCTTGCGAACTTTGGCCAAAGCGATTTGCTCTATGTCATTTTGGTTTCTGTGATCACGCGAGAACTATCAAATTTACTCACAGCCTTTATTATCGTAGCGCGTTCGGGAACAGCGATTGCAACCGAGTTGGGAAACATGGTTGTCAATCACGAAATCGATGCCCTGCTTTCCATCGGCATTTCACCTATTTCTTACTTGGTGGTGCCAAGAACCATTGGGGTGGTGGTCTCGCTTTTGGTTCTGAATGTGTATTTCAACATCACGGGAATTTTGGGTGGCTGGATGGTCTCCAACTGGTTTTATCCGATTGACTTCAATGTTTTTTTCTCTAAGCTCTTGGCCAAATTAACTCTGGTCGATATTTCCGCGTCCATTTTGAAATCCATGCTATTTGGTTTTGCAATCGCCATTATTTCGAGCTTTCATGGACTGCAAGTCAATTTTGCCTCAACCGAAGTCCCGCAAAGAACCATACGGGCGGTTGTGTATTCATTGACCATGGTGGTGATCATTGATGTTGCGGTTGTGGTATTGATTTATTTATGA
- a CDS encoding ABC transporter ATP-binding protein translates to MAIIRFDNVTFRQNGKPIIEDFSFTFPEGELTLLLGPAGSGKGLILKMIAGIVEPDDGQVLCDGADVFSGSDDEIKRIRAKISYLFRSGGLISNLTIKENLLLPLDFHFPEILKQEKRQMIDNYLNEFGILSSKEKRPADVSRSICKQVGLIRSLIIQSKIMLFDEPFYDCDIRGKLLIQHQIERNKKNKITQIILTQSTENLIEFADWIMIFENGKVQEMNRRDEILNSDNSITKFYL, encoded by the coding sequence ATGGCAATAATTCGATTTGACAATGTTACGTTTCGACAAAATGGCAAACCTATCATAGAGGATTTTTCTTTTACCTTCCCGGAAGGAGAGCTAACGCTTCTTTTGGGGCCGGCAGGTTCAGGAAAAGGGCTCATTTTGAAAATGATTGCTGGGATTGTTGAGCCAGATGACGGGCAGGTGCTTTGCGACGGTGCCGATGTCTTCTCAGGATCGGATGACGAAATAAAACGCATTCGTGCAAAAATATCCTATCTGTTCAGGAGCGGCGGATTGATTTCAAACCTAACAATTAAAGAAAATTTATTGCTACCCCTTGATTTTCATTTTCCTGAAATCCTAAAACAGGAAAAAAGGCAAATGATCGATAACTACTTGAATGAATTTGGCATTTTATCTTCCAAAGAAAAGCGTCCTGCGGATGTGTCGCGATCGATTTGTAAACAAGTTGGATTGATCCGATCGCTCATTATTCAATCAAAAATTATGCTATTTGATGAACCTTTTTATGACTGTGATATTAGAGGAAAGCTTTTAATCCAGCATCAAATTGAGCGAAATAAGAAGAATAAAATTACGCAAATTATACTGACTCAGTCAACTGAAAATCTTATCGAATTTGCGGATTGGATTATGATTTTTGAGAATGGAAAAGTGCAAGAAATGAATCGCCGAGATGAAATTTTAAACTCCGATAACTCGATAACTAAATTTTATTTGTAG
- a CDS encoding MlaD family protein — translation MKFKFKYTDKIVGGFVLTALLTVVFIAIIVAINNKVFVKKYVFKTQFTDAVGLTTTTPIIFKGFEIGRIRSYKLNERDMIDADFEIYEEYRDRIKTNTVLHKARNILGGSTTINLFQGEVQGKLTEEKGFVPSLNTMEGNERIEQYKIKMSGDAIASVLANFDNLLYKLTNENNYEKSALFKTLDNFSLASEQLVYLLTDVEKIVKKLEADPQLKGGGTLVSAVQNISNLTQEAAVTINQLNHTLALTDSLLLAYKNPDGLVRKMVDPTGEEIFKPLDKSLQEMAGSLDKLNRLLSYIDAKTPETLILVDEAKATLKQTRRTMEGISNNPFIRGGITPERVVEPAGEKVRMNINEVIE, via the coding sequence ATGAAATTTAAGTTTAAATACACGGATAAAATTGTTGGAGGGTTTGTTTTAACTGCGCTATTAACAGTTGTTTTTATCGCAATTATTGTAGCAATAAACAACAAAGTTTTCGTCAAAAAGTATGTGTTTAAAACCCAATTCACCGATGCAGTAGGTCTGACTACCACCACGCCAATTATCTTCAAAGGATTTGAAATAGGCCGAATTCGCAGTTATAAGTTGAATGAGCGTGACATGATCGATGCGGATTTTGAGATTTATGAAGAATATCGAGATCGGATTAAAACAAATACTGTGCTTCATAAAGCAAGGAATATTTTAGGTGGTTCTACAACAATTAACTTGTTTCAAGGAGAGGTTCAGGGAAAGTTAACTGAGGAAAAAGGTTTTGTCCCATCTCTAAATACAATGGAAGGAAATGAACGAATAGAACAATATAAAATTAAGATGAGTGGTGATGCAATTGCATCCGTTTTGGCTAATTTTGATAACCTGCTTTACAAATTAACCAATGAAAATAACTATGAAAAAAGCGCACTTTTTAAGACATTAGATAATTTTTCATTGGCATCTGAACAGCTTGTTTATTTATTAACAGATGTAGAAAAAATTGTTAAAAAATTAGAAGCTGATCCACAATTAAAAGGCGGTGGAACGTTGGTATCTGCAGTTCAAAATATAAGCAATTTGACCCAAGAGGCAGCCGTAACGATCAACCAATTAAACCACACGCTTGCGCTAACGGATTCTCTTCTTTTGGCATATAAAAATCCTGATGGACTTGTTAGGAAAATGGTTGATCCAACCGGAGAAGAGATTTTTAAACCGTTAGATAAATCTCTTCAGGAGATGGCAGGGAGCTTGGACAAATTGAATCGGCTGCTGTCATATATCGACGCAAAGACGCCGGAAACGCTGATTTTGGTTGATGAAGCCAAAGCCACCTTAAAGCAGACTCGCCGAACGATGGAAGGCATCAGCAATAATCCGTTCATTCGTGGCGGCATTACGCCTGAGCGCGTGGTTGAACCTGCGGGCGAAAAGGTGCGAATGAACATTAACGAAGTGATAGAGTGA
- a CDS encoding tetratricopeptide repeat protein: protein MPNRNAVLPKEVASGMELLRQARLNARMNQQEIACLNAEKAYQYFVLADDLEGIFYANLELAKLRRKSNPEESLAYLQSAGKIAEVFKPALRPVYQLRLAELKFLENDFAQTLSLMKNLEFDEESDIFASEALAYKIMATLKLKMGANKESVREAAKNLQRLYQRLKDRYDDYELKDPESISFSAYVLGLVAASEKSWSEAEKWFLAAWEIDRQISNYNGTAENLYSLGVVNRSLGNHAAALGFFERAARIFEILKNADRLAACKAQLQALPE from the coding sequence TTGCCTAACAGAAACGCCGTGTTGCCAAAAGAAGTGGCGAGCGGCATGGAACTATTGCGTCAGGCAAGGCTCAACGCGCGAATGAATCAGCAAGAGATCGCATGCTTGAATGCTGAAAAAGCCTATCAATACTTTGTGCTCGCCGATGATTTGGAAGGGATTTTTTACGCCAATTTGGAATTGGCAAAACTCCGCCGTAAGTCCAATCCCGAAGAAAGCCTGGCCTATCTTCAAAGTGCAGGGAAAATCGCTGAAGTGTTTAAGCCTGCGCTCAGGCCGGTTTATCAGTTGCGACTTGCGGAGCTCAAATTTTTGGAAAATGACTTTGCTCAAACGCTTTCGTTGATGAAAAATCTTGAGTTCGATGAAGAATCCGACATATTCGCATCGGAGGCGCTTGCTTATAAAATAATGGCCACGCTTAAGTTGAAAATGGGCGCAAATAAGGAATCGGTGCGCGAGGCGGCAAAAAATCTCCAAAGACTTTATCAACGCCTCAAAGACCGCTACGACGATTATGAATTGAAAGATCCGGAGAGCATTAGTTTTTCGGCTTATGTTTTGGGGCTTGTGGCTGCGTCGGAGAAATCCTGGTCTGAAGCGGAGAAGTGGTTTTTGGCAGCGTGGGAAATCGATCGCCAAATTAGCAATTACAACGGCACAGCGGAAAATCTGTATAGCTTGGGCGTGGTGAATCGGTCGCTTGGAAACCATGCTGCCGCGTTAGGCTTTTTTGAGCGTGCGGCCAGGATTTTTGAGATTTTGAAAAACGCAGATCGTCTTGCGGCTTGCAAGGCGCAGCTGCAAGCATTGCCGGAATAA
- a CDS encoding substrate-binding domain-containing protein, translating into MRKNARNQKWLWFYVLATLFISAGCQPEHRIKLESMPSGIEFTGDLEGKFRFDAEQKNLMVKGEVSEAQRDALLKLSDDAAYQRAVWSLFEWNQEGETATKGYISVVAEKKIAELMDSVGVDFMKYYEKNKSQVKTLTAETNEEAVQKLLNEEVRIAYISRQLTQEELEQFKAKGFDMSQILVVRDAVCLITNPKNEVTTMKVSQLKDVLSGKITNWKELGGKDMPIKFYTNKESEMLREVITDSLMDGTDFSLQPESLPSYRELWQKIKTEEGALAYTSRRYAYRALHNKKAFRDTTSYKVMGLMADTTDAESIAPYMYFVYKDLYPLNYDIYSVFERYEDLAMGYSAFSTGPEGNPVFRRNGLMPMQVKVYLNY; encoded by the coding sequence ATGCGAAAGAATGCAAGGAATCAAAAGTGGCTTTGGTTTTATGTATTGGCCACGCTTTTTATCAGTGCGGGATGTCAGCCTGAGCATCGCATCAAGCTCGAGTCTATGCCAAGCGGCATTGAATTTACAGGCGATCTCGAAGGAAAATTTCGATTTGACGCTGAGCAAAAAAATCTTATGGTGAAGGGTGAGGTTTCCGAAGCCCAGCGCGATGCACTTCTGAAGTTGTCCGATGATGCCGCCTATCAGCGTGCGGTTTGGTCGCTCTTTGAATGGAATCAAGAAGGGGAGACCGCAACAAAAGGTTACATCTCGGTAGTGGCTGAAAAGAAAATAGCGGAGCTGATGGATTCGGTTGGCGTTGATTTTATGAAATACTATGAGAAAAATAAATCTCAGGTGAAAACCCTCACAGCCGAAACAAACGAGGAGGCTGTGCAAAAGCTGCTGAATGAGGAAGTTCGCATCGCCTATATTTCGCGTCAGCTTACGCAAGAGGAACTCGAGCAGTTTAAAGCGAAGGGTTTCGACATGTCTCAAATATTGGTGGTTCGCGATGCTGTTTGTTTGATCACGAATCCAAAAAATGAGGTAACAACCATGAAAGTTTCGCAGCTCAAAGATGTGCTAAGTGGCAAAATTACCAATTGGAAAGAGCTGGGCGGAAAAGATATGCCTATCAAGTTTTACACCAATAAAGAAAGCGAAATGCTGCGTGAGGTCATTACTGATTCTTTGATGGACGGAACGGATTTTTCATTGCAGCCGGAAAGCTTGCCATCGTATCGGGAGCTTTGGCAAAAAATAAAAACCGAAGAAGGCGCGCTGGCTTATACAAGCCGCCGCTACGCTTATCGTGCCTTGCACAATAAAAAGGCCTTCCGCGACACGACCAGCTACAAAGTGATGGGACTCATGGCCGACACCACCGACGCCGAAAGCATTGCGCCCTACATGTACTTTGTGTATAAAGATTTATATCCACTGAATTATGATATTTACAGCGTTTTTGAACGCTATGAAGATTTGGCGATGGGCTATTCGGCCTTCTCAACTGGGCCGGAAGGCAATCCTGTTTTTCGGCGCAATGGATTAATGCCGATGCAAGTCAAAGTGTATCTAAATTATTAA
- a CDS encoding substrate-binding domain-containing protein, translated as MKRNKLVFWLVLLGFSATAMMTKGCSCLNQANKDVLTEESETPTSGHLKVATDDALAPVIQKQIDEFSRIYPKAKFDLVENSTRKVVEMLLNKDVRAVVFSYKLSAKEDSVINALGLHVKKDLVARDALCLIVNAKNPVKSLSMNQLKLILSGEAENWSLFGGKNQPIQVFYTSPNDARNMYLRDTLRISQFAAKAYPCTSAAQMREFVTKYESAIGYESISNLRDLTDPDRAGEQTEIKLLSVSADSVGAKAYLPLQSHVYEGYYPLTYGVYHLYYEFERLPQGFAAFLSREGQKMFLRNGVAPIENPVRIIYFKQDE; from the coding sequence ATGAAAAGAAATAAACTTGTTTTTTGGCTCGTTCTGCTCGGATTTTCAGCCACAGCCATGATGACAAAAGGGTGCAGCTGTTTGAACCAGGCAAACAAGGACGTGCTGACAGAGGAAAGTGAAACGCCGACAAGTGGGCATCTGAAAGTCGCCACAGATGATGCGCTGGCGCCCGTGATCCAAAAGCAAATAGATGAGTTTTCAAGGATTTATCCCAAAGCCAAATTCGATTTAGTGGAAAACTCAACGCGCAAAGTGGTGGAAATGCTGCTCAATAAAGATGTTCGCGCTGTGGTGTTCAGTTATAAGCTTTCTGCGAAGGAGGATTCCGTTATAAATGCGCTGGGGTTGCATGTGAAAAAAGATTTGGTCGCGCGCGATGCACTTTGCCTGATTGTAAATGCAAAGAATCCTGTCAAATCGCTGAGCATGAATCAATTGAAATTGATTTTGAGCGGTGAGGCTGAAAATTGGTCGCTTTTTGGCGGAAAGAATCAGCCGATTCAGGTTTTTTATACCTCGCCTAACGATGCCAGAAATATGTATTTAAGGGATACCTTGCGCATTAGCCAATTTGCGGCGAAGGCGTATCCTTGCACGAGTGCGGCGCAAATGCGCGAGTTTGTCACGAAATATGAGAGCGCAATTGGCTACGAGAGCATTTCGAATTTGCGCGATTTAACCGACCCAGATAGAGCGGGCGAGCAGACAGAAATAAAGTTACTTTCGGTTTCCGCCGATAGCGTTGGCGCAAAAGCGTACTTGCCGCTTCAATCGCATGTCTATGAAGGCTACTATCCTTTGACCTACGGGGTTTACCATTTGTATTACGAGTTTGAGCGATTGCCGCAGGGCTTTGCCGCGTTCCTCTCGCGTGAAGGTCAGAAGATGTTCCTGCGAAACGGCGTCGCCCCGATTGAAAATCCCGTTAGAATTATCTATTTCAAACAGGATGAGTAA
- a CDS encoding aspartate carbamoyltransferase catalytic subunit produces the protein MKHLLGLYHTSHHDISSILDLASFYKKSIMETPSEHFSDLMGKIIVLAFFENSTRTRTSFDLAARKLGASTVNFTASASSIQKGETMLDTIATLEAMQVDAFIVRHKDSGAPHTIAKHSRKTIINAGDGTHEHPTQALLDMLTLQETFGKLNGLKILILGDILHSRVARSNIFGLQKMGAEVSVCAPTTLLPTAINAFGVKVYHDLNRAVSEVDAVIVLRIQLERESGGYIPSINEYSSFYALTEEKLSERNGKLVVLHPGPINREIELSGIIADETCEKAPSQSKILNQVTNGIAVRMSVLKHLL, from the coding sequence GTGAAACACTTACTTGGGTTATACCACACATCGCATCACGACATTTCTTCCATTTTGGACTTGGCAAGCTTCTACAAAAAATCCATTATGGAAACGCCATCGGAACATTTTTCTGATTTAATGGGAAAAATCATTGTCCTCGCTTTTTTTGAAAATTCCACCCGCACACGCACCTCTTTCGATTTGGCCGCGCGAAAATTAGGCGCATCTACAGTGAATTTTACCGCTTCTGCCAGCAGCATTCAAAAAGGCGAAACCATGCTCGATACGATTGCCACGCTTGAAGCCATGCAAGTCGATGCGTTTATCGTTCGGCATAAAGATTCCGGTGCGCCGCATACCATCGCGAAGCACAGTCGCAAAACCATCATCAATGCCGGCGACGGCACGCATGAACATCCCACCCAAGCCTTGCTCGACATGCTCACCCTGCAAGAAACTTTCGGAAAACTTAACGGCCTGAAAATCTTGATTCTCGGCGATATTCTTCACAGCCGTGTTGCACGATCAAATATTTTTGGGCTACAAAAAATGGGTGCGGAAGTTTCGGTTTGTGCCCCAACAACGCTGTTGCCGACGGCCATCAATGCGTTTGGCGTGAAGGTTTATCATGATTTAAATCGAGCCGTTTCTGAAGTGGATGCGGTAATTGTACTGAGAATTCAGCTCGAGCGAGAATCCGGCGGCTACATTCCATCCATCAATGAATATTCCTCTTTTTATGCCTTAACGGAGGAAAAACTCTCGGAGCGAAATGGCAAGCTTGTCGTTTTGCATCCGGGCCCCATCAACAGAGAAATTGAACTTTCCGGGATCATCGCCGACGAAACCTGCGAAAAAGCGCCATCACAAAGCAAAATCTTAAACCAAGTGACAAACGGCATCGCAGTGCGAATGTCCGTTTTGAAACATCTTCTTTAA